gctgagctgtgattggttgttacctgagaactgagcaactgtaatgttaTGTACACTCGACACAAGTaggaaaatggccgccttctaaaATGTTTCTTTAACCAAAGGAAAGTAATTCCTCGTGGGAAGTTCTTTTGGAATTCTCAATTTGCAAATATAAATTGGCGGAAAACATggccttttctttttaaatatttttattaacaaaCAAAGTACGGGAAATACATATCAAAATACTACACAACGTATATACTACAAATTTATGTGTCAAGATTTGTTAATTAATCTTGCTCAAGAAAGTGTAATTCATCTTTTTTACAATTTGTCCTTTTATTATCAGCTTCTGGAACGATAtagagaaatgtatttttcaagaCTGGCCATACTATAAAGATTGAGGGTAAAATTACTTGGTTTGCATACAAAGATAaagatatttgtaatatttttggtctttatattttattaggGAAATTTTATATTCTCAAAGCCAAATTTCTCAAATTTAATCCATTCTTTAAAGTATTTTTGGTTGATAATAGTCATTACACAGTCTCTTAAATTTGTAAACAATAAGGAAGGTCTaaagattttgaaaatattttctaatgtttagtctgtcattttttttttaaatttaggttTATCATATAAATCTGCAATTGCATTCATGATGTGACATTGAACTGGAATGTCTgagtgtttgtatatatatttttggtgttttttttatttgttgttacaTTGACGAGATTTATTACAGAATTGTCAATGTAttttgtcacacaaaaaaaagctgccttctgatattgataaaaactgctggattttgctgcttaactcattttttactaacgcaatattaatcaaaatattgtatttagactagtggggctgcatagaaaatattattgtcaagattgtttttttgggggggaagagGGGGtaattgacttccccttttaatgGCAAACGCATACGTGCTTATGTCCAGATGAGAAGCGCCAACTTCAACACCGACCCGTACGTTCGCGAATTTGGCGTGATGGTGAGGGACGAGATGACGGAAGTGAACGGCCGTGTCCTCCAAGCACCCTCCATTCTGTATGGAGGCAGGGTATGTCCATCAGCAGTTGTAAGTACAATGCTTGTTTCAGATGGCTTGACGAGAATGTTGTGGCAACGCTGCTTTTGTTGTCATCTCCAGAACAAGGCAATCGCCACGCCCATCCAGGGGGTGTGGGACATGAGGAACAAGCAGTTCCACACCGGCATCGAAATCAAAGTGTGGGCCATCGCGTGCTTCGCACCGCAGAGGCAGTGCACCGAACTCTTACTCAAGTGAGTCACCTTCATGGAGATTTGGTGTTATAAGCACacgaacgtaaaaaaaaaaaaaacatcctctcCTGTTTTAGAGCGTTCACAGATCAGCTCAGGAAGATCTCCCGCGATGCCGGCATGCCCATTCAGGGTCAGCCGTGCTTCTGTAAGTACGCCCAGGGTGCCGACAGCGTGGAGCCCATGTTCAGACACCTCAAGTACACATATCAAGGCCTCCAGCTGGTTGTCGTCATCCTACCGGGGAAGACGCCAGTCTACGGTGAGGAATTCCGCCGCGTTTGTGGTCATTCGTTGATGCAGCGTTGTTAGATCCATTTCAATCGTGTTGTAGCTGAGGTGAAGCGAGTTGGAGACACAGTCCTTGGAATGGCCACCCAGTGCGTGCAGGTGAAGAATGTCCAGAAGACGACCCCACAGACCCTCTCGAACCTTTGCCTGAAGATCAACGTCAAGCTGGGTGGCGTCAACAACATCCTGCTTCCTCAGGGACGGTCAGTGGAGACGCATTTTATttgtggtaccttgacttacaagtgaaCCAAGTTGTTTTGATTTACAAGCCACTGGGTCGGGGCAATTAATATGCAGtacaatgcaattttcaaatcacaCAGGCTGCAATTTGTGAAGCCGTGCTTCATTCTGGTTGGTCTGTTTTCAGGTAGATTTATgtacgttttatttatttattcatttagcaTCTAGATAAGTTCAGTGCCTGAGAAGTTTagccacagatttgtttgcattattttgtACGCTTATTTATGACTTGTGTTTACGCCACACGTGTTTGGTAGAATTTCGTGACATTTTCGACTGCAACTGTTTACAGGGCTTAAAAGTACTCCGGCACAGTGCTGGATTTCCGGCGTAAGAGCCACTAGCCAATCACGAGCAGTCTCCAGCAAAGTAAACGGTTTACATTATGGGGAATATTTGACTTGTCTGGCAAAACACGGCCAAAGCggtgagaaggccaacttcaaaataaaccttcccacaccaagtaatatgtggagcgcAATACCAAGGAACGAGGGAACTGCTAAACTCTTGAGTTTCATTTCATACAAACAGCTGTACATAAAGAAAAAATCTGTCATggaataaagacaggtaaaGTAAcaccaataaataataaatattgtaaataggtaaataaaataaataacaataaatgaataacaaaatacagcagtcACCATAAAACCTTGAAACAAAGATGAGTCTCATGCCGAGTCAAACGCCAAAGAACAAAAGTGTTTTGGGCTAGAGAGggaggttgcctaatatttaacagaagttcattccaaaatccatggAGAGAGATTTGTCGAAAATCTCCCTAAGTTTTTAGAGGAAAACAATGTGCTGTTAAGCAGAATTCAAAtataagtaaaacatttttttaaagagagttgattattttgaaatgaaagttgatcaatcattattaagtggaaacatattttaatgtcttctgtattcataatttttctttaaccaagcaaaaaaagaatttttttatccaaatacctgattattcaatagaatttcccataggatatttgaataccgaaatatttgatagctgcagcaCTCGAAGGGACCGCAACCCGCAGTGCTTTACTGtactatacataatataaatagATAATGAAAGAGATGGCCTGACACTTGAGGAGGACTGGCCATCAGGAATTTCATGACTTTCCCAAATGCCCCGTCCATCCACGGCGACGAATCGAATAGTAATGGCTTGATGTCACacaatatgtattttatgaacaaatagaACAAAtttagaatagaaaattgccgttaatttcattcaatttaaaggaaagtttccttaaaattgtttgtcattgtttttttgttttgagggggggattgtatgtatcaaaagtactagtggtattggtacttggtacagggatgtgatttttccgctaattcgcggaattccgcttttttaacccccccaatttttttttttttttttttttttagtagtagttcattgtgtatgcacatgactccgacagataacatcttctgctataacaaagacatttgtggtatgctctaatatgagttacttttcatttggtcatgatacaattatttgttcatgaaatttgaactcttcaacattatttatgtgttaacttagtaatcacattagttagatatgatgatattctcagtgatagtttttaaaagcaaagacagtccaatgtttttgaatgtgactgattttgagttgactaaaactgccattttatatgggatagttcaatatacattgaaaatttatgctgttgttttgtctatttctttgtcatgtgagtgcattgaaagtacttaaaaacatggaaaacccatgagcttcggggggcttcgccccccgtgtccccccaccagggcactgccctggacctagctgggtgccagcggcccccagacccccggctaaattttcagataatttcactttggtcaaatcacatccctgttggtGTCTATGTCGGTGacgactcaagagttgagtactcatacttgTATCATTCtgaagtggtattgaacatccctgtCAAAAGTACATGcgaagaggatttttttttgagggggggggtaACATATTATAACACAATATTGAGATGGAAAAAATCAGTCACCCAAGTATTTACAATTACTACTGTTTTTATGGTTTACCTTATGCGTCTTtacttatttaattaaatttttttccaggcCGTTGGTGTTTCAGCAGCCTGTCATCTTTCTTGGTGCTGATGTAACTCATCCTCCTGCAGGAGATGGAAAGAAGCCCTCCATTGCAGCTGTAAGAAACATCTCATAGTTTGCGCCATGttcatgaaatgaattgctCAGTGGACCACAAAAAATGCTCTCCACAGGTTGTAGGTAGCATGGACGCCCATCCCAGCCGATACTGCGCCACCGTTCGGGTACAGCAGCACCGACAGGACATCATCCAGGACCTGGCCACCATGGTGAGAGAGCTGCTCATCCAGTTCTACAAGTCCACCCGCTTCAAGCCCACCAGAATCATCTACTACCGCGATGGCATTTCTGAGGGCCAGTTCAACCAGGTGACGCGTGGGCCGGACCTAATACACAAATATGAgttaaaagtaataataataataataatctttgatCTAATTTTGTATACACGCAGGTTCTTCAGCACGAACTGCTGGCAATCCGAGAGGCCTGCATCAAACTGGAGAAGGACTACCAGCCTGGTATCACCTTCGTAGTTGTCCAGAAGAGACACCACACCAGGCTCTTCTGTACAGACAGGAACGAGAGGGTCAGTATTAGGTCTTTCAACATGCTAACTTTGAGGAATCTTCTATCTTTCAGCGTAAACGGAATAAAAAATTTTGTTGATTGTGCGCAGGTTGGAAAGAGTGGCAACATTCCCGCAGGCACCACAGTGGACACCAAAATCACTCACCCATCCGAATTCGACTTTTACCTTTGCAGTCACGCTGGAATACAGGTAAGATCTGGTTTAACCGACCACATTTATGAACTCATTTTTACGCACAAACGTACACGGCTTTGAACACACACTGTAAGTACGAGTGAATTAAAATATTATGGAcattaatgcaaaaatgaattAACTGGTTCTACAGAGGCGTGTTGCTTTTCAGATATGAAAGTATGCATTTGAAAGAAGATCTGATGATTAAATAGAAATTTTGGGAAGCTAATACTACTACAAAATATTCTAATACTACACCAAATTTAGCATTGATATGAAAAGCAAACATCAGAGTGCAATAGCATTGTTGGTTCCAGATTTGCGGTGCaggtattttactttttttgtttgtttgtttgtaattaCAACTCTATTTTGTTCTGCCTCCCAATTATTATGGCTCTAATTCCACtattggccactagatggcggcacaTGATTGTTTGACGAtgtcaatttgaaagaagagtgaaaacaggaagtatttcaagcccAACCTAGTTTTTGCTAACGATTATTGAATACAAAAGAGAAAATACCCTTTAATCCTGCTTGATATTCCAACAGAAAGCGACTGCTCtaggttcattttataatgtacatctttgggcatgattGATGTGTATTTCGATTTAAGCTTTGTTTAATGTAAACACATAGAGGGACACTGTAACACCGTCTGTACAGCATTTTTGTGTTATCCATTGCTTTTGCTCGCTCCGTATATTActttatatgatttttaaatgtgtttgtattatttgtaaGCTTTGGGCACCAAATGGTGTAGATAGAAGTGCAGTCTTTGTAccatttaaaaagtatttttgaatgataaaaaaaactctgctatatatatatatatatatatatatatatatatatatatatatatatatgtatgtgtgtatgtatatatatgtatatgtacaatatatatatgtacaatatatatgtatatgtactatatatatatatatatataaaaacagttgggtgtATTTATGTTGGGTGTAATTCAACTGTTGGCCACTAGTGGGtgacagatgattttgcatGACAGTATACATTTGAAAGGCGTGGAGTGAAAAGGTATTCAAGCTCAACCcattttttgattaaatatTATTGAACGCAAATTCCTCTTTAATCTCGCTTTATAGGTCAACAAAAaggggcatatatatatatatatatatatatatatatatatatatatatatttatatatatatatatatatttatatatatatatatatatttatatatatttatatatatatatatatatatatatatatttatatatatatatatatatatttatatatatatatatatttatatatatatatatatatttatatatatatatatatatttatatatatatatatatttatatatatatatatatttatatatatatttatatatatatatatatttatatttatatatatatatatatatatatttatatttatatatatatatagatatatttatatatatatatagatatatttatatatatatatagatatatttatatatatatatagatatatttatatatatatatatagatatatttatatatatatatatatttatatttatatatatatatatatttatatttatatatatatatatatatttatatttatatatttatatatatatatatatatttatatatttatatatatatatatatatatatttatatatttttatatatatatatatttatatatttatatatttttatatatatatatatttatatatttatttatatatatatatatatatatatatttatatttttatatatatatatatttttatatttttatatatatatatatttttatatatatatatatatttatatttttatttatatatatatatatatatatatatatttatttatatatatatatatatatatatatatatatatttatatatttttatatatatatatatatttatatatttttatatatatatatatatttttatatatatatatttttatatatatatatatatatatatatatattgtgagctaagttttgtttactgtaaacacacAGAGGAATCAGTGCACTGTAACAACGtcagtacaatattttttgtgtcaTCTATTGCTTTTACCTTTGCAATTTAACTGTCAACTGCATCCGTGCGCGCGTTCTGTCATTTCTGTTTAACGTGTGTCCCCGCCCCCCCGCGAGGACAGAAACTGCAGCGTCATTGTCCCGACTTTGCAGGGTACCAGCAGGCCGTCTCACTACCACGTGCTCTGGGACGACAATCACTTCTCTTCCGACGAGCTGCAGGTGCTCACGTACCAGCTGTGCCACACGTACGTGCGCTGCACCCGCTCCGTTTCCATCCCGGCGCCCGCCTATTACGCCCATTTGGTGGCTTTCCGCGCCCGCTATCACTTGGTGGACAAAGAGCACGACAGGTGAGGATGACAACAACCTGCTTAAAACAGTAGCGCCGTACGACGCTCACCGGCGGATTTTTCCTCTCCTCAGTGCCGAGGGCAGTCACACATCAGGTCAGAGCAACGGGCGAGACCAACAAGCCTTGGCCAAAGCCGTTCAGATCCACCAGGACACCCTGCGCACAATGTACTTCGCCTGAGACTGCAGGCCGACGGGTCGGCGCGGGCGAGAGAACCCCACTGAGGAAACACACTACCCCCCTTGCTGTCCGGCTGTCAGCTGTGTGCTTTTACTGTGTGATCTAAAACACCTGGCAAGTACCCAAGCCTAACCCGCTGTTTGTAAGTTTCAAAATAAGTCTTCTTCATGGGGTTtgagctatatatatatatatatatatatttgtatatctTGTGAGAAAATATGTCGCAAAGTATGAAAGGAGTATTGTTATTCAACGTGGTGCTTTATGAATTAGGAGAAGCACCTCACCCccctctctatttttttttttaaactcctgtTTGAGGCGGCACTTCCATTTGTTCCTCGGACGCACATGATtgaacagccaatcacagccaaGTGCACTGTCAAGCGTGGGTACTTCAATCAAGGTGAAAGTACTTAAGACTTTCACATTGGGCACTATGGAAATTACAAAAGTGCCATTTAAAGACCACATTTGAtcatgtttgttttactatttggtccatgttgttttttttttgtttttttttttcagtatttatCCCTGATGACCATTCTATGCCAAATCTGGGACAATAACAATCCTGAATCTTGATATCAACTCTTGAACCAACACTTAGCATATTCCAGGGCTCTTAACATTTTCATAGATACAACATAGTTGTCTGCTTTGATGAGTTTGTTCTGGCAACCCAACGGCCGTGCTGAAATCATGTATTGGGACCGGTTcccagaaatttaaaaaaaaatgtactctgAGCCGAGTTTATAAGACGCACGATGTACAAATCAGTCTAGGGGgcagaaacactttttttttgttctcttgtCTTTTTATAGAATGTTTCAGTCCAACTTTCTAAAGAATATGCATGTAGCCAACTCCTGTTTTAGAAACTTAGAtacatctttattttttctccctTGATACACTTTAACCAGTACTCTATTTTGGTTGTATAATTTTACAGTATACATCTATACAGTGTATATGAGTGAGTGGAAGCTGCAGTGTCTTTGTCAGAGCAGGACATTTGTGTGGCGTTTCGGTACAGTGGCCTGAAAGCTGCAACATTTTAGAGATCAAATACCTTCAGAATAAGCATTTTCTCCCGAAAGCAAGAGTCGTCGTCGCacacaagaattgtttttatgcaaatgaCTTTCTCTGGAGTCTTTTTATGATATTGAAACTGAGCTATATTTTGAATAAATTTACAGTGGACACTGCCGAAAcagatgt
The sequence above is drawn from the Vanacampus margaritifer isolate UIUO_Vmar chromosome 17, RoL_Vmar_1.0, whole genome shotgun sequence genome and encodes:
- the ago2 gene encoding protein argonaute-2 isoform X1; translated protein: MYPTAGATEMFEGPRSSGSASSEPPSSPVPEYVFKPPSRPDFGTMGRTIKLQANFFEMEIPKLEVYHYDIDIKPEKCPRRVNREIVEHMVQHFKTQIFGDRKPVYDGRKNLYTAMPLPIGRDKVELEVTIPGEGKDRSFKVSIKWMSCVSLQALHEALSGRLPSVPFETIQALDVVMRHLPSMRYTPVGRSFFTPSEGCSNPLGGGREVWFGFHQSVRPSLWKMMLNIDVSATAFYKAQPVIEFMCEVLDFKSIEEQQKPLTDSQRVKFTKEIKGLKVEITHCGQMKRKYRVCNVTRRPASHQTFPLQQENGQTIECTVAQYFKDKYKLMLRYPHLPCLQVGQEQKHTYLPLEVCNIVAGQRCIKKLTDNQTSTMIRATARSAPDRQDEISKLMRSANFNTDPYVREFGVMVRDEMTEVNGRVLQAPSILYGGRVCPSAVVSTMLVSDGLTRMLWQRCFCCHLQNKAIATPIQGVWDMRNKQFHTGIEIKVWAIACFAPQRQCTELLLKAFTDQLRKISRDAGMPIQGQPCFCKYAQGADSVEPMFRHLKYTYQGLQLVVVILPGKTPVYAEVKRVGDTVLGMATQCVQVKNVQKTTPQTLSNLCLKINVKLGGVNNILLPQGRPLVFQQPVIFLGADVTHPPAGDGKKPSIAAVVGSMDAHPSRYCATVRVQQHRQDIIQDLATMVRELLIQFYKSTRFKPTRIIYYRDGISEGQFNQVLQHELLAIREACIKLEKDYQPGITFVVVQKRHHTRLFCTDRNERVGKSGNIPAGTTVDTKITHPSEFDFYLCSHAGIQGTSRPSHYHVLWDDNHFSSDELQVLTYQLCHTYVRCTRSVSIPAPAYYAHLVAFRARYHLVDKEHDSAEGSHTSGQSNGRDQQALAKAVQIHQDTLRTMYFA
- the ago2 gene encoding protein argonaute-2 isoform X2, whose translation is MYPTAGATEMFEGPRSSGSASSEPPSSPVPEYVFKPPSRPDFGTMGRTIKLQANFFEMEIPKLEVYHYDIDIKPEKCPRRVNREIVEHMVQHFKTQIFGDRKPVYDGRKNLYTAMPLPIGRDKVELEVTIPGEGKDRSFKVSIKWMSCVSLQALHEALSGRLPSVPFETIQALDVVMRHLPSMRYTPVGRSFFTPSEGCSNPLGGGREVWFGFHQSVRPSLWKMMLNIDVSATAFYKAQPVIEFMCEVLDFKSIEEQQKPLTDSQRVKFTKEIKGLKVEITHCGQMKRKYRVCNVTRRPASHQTFPLQQENGQTIECTVAQYFKDKYKLMLRYPHLPCLQVGQEQKHTYLPLEVCNIVAGQRCIKKLTDNQTSTMIRATARSAPDRQDEISKLMRSANFNTDPYVREFGVMVRDEMTEVNGRVLQAPSILYGGRVCPSAVNKAIATPIQGVWDMRNKQFHTGIEIKVWAIACFAPQRQCTELLLKAFTDQLRKISRDAGMPIQGQPCFCKYAQGADSVEPMFRHLKYTYQGLQLVVVILPGKTPVYAEVKRVGDTVLGMATQCVQVKNVQKTTPQTLSNLCLKINVKLGGVNNILLPQGRPLVFQQPVIFLGADVTHPPAGDGKKPSIAAVVGSMDAHPSRYCATVRVQQHRQDIIQDLATMVRELLIQFYKSTRFKPTRIIYYRDGISEGQFNQVLQHELLAIREACIKLEKDYQPGITFVVVQKRHHTRLFCTDRNERVGKSGNIPAGTTVDTKITHPSEFDFYLCSHAGIQGTSRPSHYHVLWDDNHFSSDELQVLTYQLCHTYVRCTRSVSIPAPAYYAHLVAFRARYHLVDKEHDSAEGSHTSGQSNGRDQQALAKAVQIHQDTLRTMYFA
- the ago2 gene encoding protein argonaute-2 isoform X3, with amino-acid sequence MYPTAGATEMFEGPRSSGSASSEPPSSPVPEYVFKPPSRPDFGTMGRTIKLQANFFEMEIPKLEVYHYDIDIKPEKCPRRVNREIVEHMVQHFKTQIFGDRKPVYDGRKNLYTAMPLPIGRDKVELEVTIPGEGKDRSFKVSIKWMSCVSLQALHEALSGRLPSVPFETIQALDVVMRHLPSMRYTPVGRSFFTPSEGCSNPLGGGREVWFGFHQSVRPSLWKMMLNIDVSATAFYKAQPVIEFMCEVLDFKSIEEQQKPLTDSQRVKFTKEIKGLKVEITHCGQMKRKYRVCNVTRRPASHQTFPLQQENGQTIECTVAQYFKDKYKLMLRYPHLPCLQVGQEQKHTYLPLEVCNIVAGQRCIKKLTDNQTSTMIRATARSAPDRQDEISKLMRSANFNTDPYVREFGVMVRDEMTEVNGRVLQAPSILYGGRNKAIATPIQGVWDMRNKQFHTGIEIKVWAIACFAPQRQCTELLLKAFTDQLRKISRDAGMPIQGQPCFCKYAQGADSVEPMFRHLKYTYQGLQLVVVILPGKTPVYAEVKRVGDTVLGMATQCVQVKNVQKTTPQTLSNLCLKINVKLGGVNNILLPQGRPLVFQQPVIFLGADVTHPPAGDGKKPSIAAVVGSMDAHPSRYCATVRVQQHRQDIIQDLATMVRELLIQFYKSTRFKPTRIIYYRDGISEGQFNQVLQHELLAIREACIKLEKDYQPGITFVVVQKRHHTRLFCTDRNERVGKSGNIPAGTTVDTKITHPSEFDFYLCSHAGIQGTSRPSHYHVLWDDNHFSSDELQVLTYQLCHTYVRCTRSVSIPAPAYYAHLVAFRARYHLVDKEHDSAEGSHTSGQSNGRDQQALAKAVQIHQDTLRTMYFA